One Burkholderia sp. 9120 genomic window, GGCCTTTCTGCTGTTCGCGACGCTGGTGCTGGTGCCGCTCGTGATGACGCTGGTCCTGACCTTCTATCGCTTCGACCCGGCAAGCGGGCCGCTGGCCGCGTTCCAGTTCGGCAATTACGCGGAAGTGCTGGGCTCCTCGTATTTCCACACGATCTTTCTGCGTACCTTCGGGATTGCGTTTCTGGTCACGCTGCTATGCATCGTGATCGGCACGCCGGAAGCGTACGTGCTGTCACGCATGCGCGACCCGTACCGCTCGCTGTTCCTGCTGGTGATTCTCGCGCCGCTGCTGGTCTCCGTGGTGGTGCGCGCGTTCGGCTGGAGCATGCTGCTCAACAGCAACGGTCTCGTGAATCAGGCGTTCGGTCTGATCGGCCTCGGACCCTACAAGCTCGAATACACGACCTTCGCGATCGTGATTGCGCTCGTCCACGTGATGCTGCCGTTCATGGTGATTCCGGTGTGGACCGCGCTGCAAAAAATCGACCCGCAGACGGAAAACGCCGCGCTGTCGCTGATGGCGTCGCCCGCCACCGCGCTGCGCCGGATCGTGTTGCCGCAACTCACGCCGGGCATTCTGTCCGGCAGCCTGATGGTGTTCGGCCTGTCGGCGAGCGCCTTCGCGATTCCGGGCCTGCTCGGCGGACGACGTCTGAAAGTCGCCGCCACCGCCGTCTACGACGAATTCCTCGGCTCGCTCAACTGGCCGCTCGGCGCGACCATCGCGCTCCTGCTGCTGGTCGCGAATCTGATCGTGATGCTCACTTACTACCGGGTTCTGGAGCGTAAGTACGCCAGAAGCCTTGGTTAATTCATTGGCCCTTTGAGTGACATCATCATGAGAAAGAACGGCCCTATTGCACTGGTTTTCCACACGCTCGTGATTGCGTTCGTGCTCGCGCCGCTCGTGATCGTCGTGCTGGTCGCGTTCACGCCCGACGAGACGCTCACGCTACCCACGCATGGCGTCTCGCTGCGCTGGTTCCGCGCGATCCTCGACTACCCCGATTTCATTTCCGCGTTCTTCAACAGTCTGAAGCTGGCGTTTGCGTCGGCCACGCTGTCGCTGATCGTCGCACTGCCCGCTGCATTGGCGATCGGCCGCGCGCGTTTTCCGGGCCGCGGCTTTCTCAACGGACTGTTGTTGTCGCCGCTGGTGATTCCCGGCCTCGTGCTCGGCATCGCGCTGCTGCGTTTCTTCGCGCTGATCGGCGCGACCGGTTCGTTCGCGTGGCTCGTGCTCGCGCACATGATCATCATCACGCCGTTCGTGATGCGGCTCGTGCTGGCGTCGGTCAGCGGCCTGGATCGCAGCGTCGAACATGCGGCGCATTCGCTCGGCGCGGATGCGTGGACCACGTTTCGCCGTATCACCTTCCCGATGATTCTGCCGGGCATTACCGGCGGCTGGCTGCTGGCCTTCATCAATAGCTTCGACGAATTGACCATGTCGATCTTCGTCACGTCGCCGCAAACCGTCACGCTGCCGGTGCGCATGTACATGTACGCGACCGAATCGATCGATCCGATGATGGCCTCCGTTTCGGCGCTGGTGATCTTCATCACGGCCGGCGCGATGCTGCTGCTCGATCGTGTGTACGGGCTCAACCGCATTCTGATCGGCCAGCATTGATGTCTTCTTCCGCTTACGTTCCCATGCCGTCCGAGTCACAGTCCAATCTACCGTCCAATTTGGCGACCGCTCATGCCGAGCCGCAATTCGTTCGCGTTGCCGAAATGCAGCGTGAACCGCTGCGTTTCTTTTTAGATGGCCATGAAGTCGTCGCGCTGCAAGGCGATACGCTGCTGACCGCCGTGTTGATGCAGCAACGGCGCGTGCGCGACAGCGAATTCAGCGGCGCGCCGCGCGCCGGCTTCTGTTTGATCGGCGCATGCCAGGACTGCTGGATGCGCAGCGAAGACGGCAAGCGCCTGCGCGCGTGTTCGACGCTGGTGACCGAGGGCATGCGCGTGGTGTCGCGATTCGGCGTTGTCGCTGATAACGCGGCGGCTTCAGCATCGGCACCCGGCAACGGAGACGCCACATGACCGACGAACGCCGCATCGTGATCGTCGGCGCGGGACCGGCCGGCGTGCGCGCCGCCGAGACGCTGGTCGCGGCCGGCCTGCGCCCGGTCGTGCTCGATGAAAACGCGCGCTGGGGCGGCCAGATTTATCGGCAACCGCCCGCGACCGGCGGCTTTCAACGCTCGAAGAAAACGCTCTACGGTTTCGAAGCGCACAAGGCCGACGCGTTGCACAAAACAATGGCCGCGCTGCTGCCGCAACTTGACTATCGGCCTGACACACTGGCCTGGGCCTGCGAACCGGGGCGACTCGATACGCTGCATGCGGGGCGCGAGATTCGCGTGCCGTTCTCGCATCTGATCATCGCGAGCGGCGCGACCGATCGCGTGTTACCGGTGCCGGGCTGGACCTTGCCCGGCGTCTATACGCTCGGCGCGGCGCAGGTCGCGCTGAAGTCGCAAGGTTGCGCGATCGGACAGCGTGTCGTGCTGGCGGGTACGGGGCCGTTGTTGTACCTGGTCGCGTATCAATACGTGAAAGCGGGTGCGCAAGTGCTCGCCGTGCTGGATACGAGCCCGCTCTCGCGGCAGATCGCGGCCGCGCCGAAACTCGCGCGTCAACCGTCGACGTTGGCCAAAGGGCTCTACTACGTCGGCTGGTTGAAAACGCGCGGCGTGCGGATCGAACGTAACGTGACGCTGGTCGGTATTCACGGCGAACAAGGTGTGCGCGCAATCGAATTTCGCCCGTCGACGACCGGCTCGTTGAGCGAAACCCTCGCTTGCGACGCGGTCGGCATCAGCTTCGGTCTGAAGCCCGAAACGCAACTCGCCGATCTGGCGGGCTGCCGCTTCCGCTTCGACGCCACCAACCGCTGCTGGCTGCCCGAGCTCGACGCCGCCGGACGCAGTTCCGTGCGCGGCCTCTATCTCGCCGGCGACGGTGCGGGCATTGCCGGCGCCGACGCCGCCGAACTCGCCGGCCGCCGCGTCGCGCTGGCGCTGCTCGACGATCTCGGCATCGCGCATCCACGAGGCGCGGGCATGCGCGACGCGGCGTCGCTCGAACGCGGTCTCAAACGTATCGCCGTATTCCGCCAGGGTATCGAAACGGCCTTCGCGCCGCCCGCGCATTGCGCCGCGCAATGGCCCGACGACATGACCGTGTGCCGCTGCGAGGAAATCGACGCGGGCACGTTGCGGCGCTGCATTCGCGGCGGCGAAGCGAGCGAGATCAACCGTCTGAAAGCGCTCACGCGCGTCGGCATGGGCCGCTGCCAGGGACGCATGTGCGGCGAAGCCGCGCTCTCGCTGCTGGCCGAGGAAACCGGCAAACCGCTCGCTGAAATGGGCCGCTTGCGCGGTCAGGCGCCGATCAAACCGATTCCCCTTTCACCGGAGATGGTGGCCGACGACGACCTCGCCGAGATCCCCGAGGAGGCACGCGATGAGTGACACGCAACATTACGACGTCGCGATTGCGGGCGGCGGCCTGGTCGGTTCATCCGCGGCGTTGGCGTTGGCGCGGCGCGGCTTGCGCGTCGGCCTGTTCGAGCGGCGCTATTGCGGCGCGCAGGCGAGCGGCGTGAACTACGGCGGCGTGCGCTGCCAGGGGCGCTCCGTCGAACAGATGCCGCTCGCCATGCGCGCGCGGCGCATCTGGGACCGCTTGCCGGAATTGATCGGCATCGACGGCGAATTCACGATGTCGGGTCACTTGCGGCTCGCGCGCAGCGAAGCCGATCTCGCCGCGCTGCAAGCGTGGGCCGACATGGCGCGCGATCACGGACTGCACGCGCAACTGGTCAGCGGCAACGCGTTCCGCGAGCGCTATCCGTGGCTCGGGCCGGCAGCGATCGGCGGCTCGCTGTGCGCGACCGACGGGCATGCGAATCCGCGTCTGGTCTCCCCCGCATTCGCTCGTGCCGCGCGCGCGGCCGGGGCGGAGGTGCGCGAGCAAACCGAACTCAGCGAGATTCATCACGACGGCAAGCGCTTTCAACTGCGCGCCGGCGACGCACGCATCAGCGCCGACTGGTTGATCAACTCCGCCGGCGCGTGGGCGAATACCGTGGCGGGGTACTTCGGCGAGACAGTGCCGATGAAACCGATCTACCCGAACATGTGGGTCACCGAGCCGTTGCCGCTCTTCATCGCGCACAACCTCGGCGTGTACGGCGGCGGCATCTACGCGCGGCAAGTGGCGCGCGGCAATTGCGTGATCGGTGGCGGACGCGGACATGGCGACGGCGAATACGGCCACCCCTCCACCGACACCACGCGCGCCGTGATGCGCGACGCCTGCGCGTTGCTGCCCGCGTTGCGCGAGGCGCTGCTGATCCGCACATGGAGCGGCGTGGAAGGCGAGATCGTGGACAACAATCCGATCATCGGCGCGAGCCGTACGGTGCCGCGTCTGCTGCATGCGTTCGGTTTTTCGGGCGGCGGTTTTCTGCTCGCGCCCGGCGTGGGCGAAGTGCTGGCCGATCTCGTGATCGACGGTGACACCGCCACGCCGCTGCACGCCTTTTCGATTGGCCGCTTTGCCGGCGTTGGCGCCTTATCTGCCAACTCGGCCGCCGATTCGGCCGCCACCTCTTCCGCTGCTTAAGTCCCGTTTAGTGAAACCCAGGAGCCCCACCATGAAACTGTTCAAGACGATCGCGGCGCTCGCCGCCCTGTGTGCGTTCAGCGCGGCCGCGCCGGCGTGGTCGGAGACCAAAACCATCTATATCGGCATGAACGGCGGGCCGATGGAAAAGGCCTATACGAGCCAGGTGCTGCCCGACTTCGAGAAAGCCAACAATGTGAAGGTGGTGGTGGTGCCGGGCACGTCGTCGGATATTCTCGCCAAGCTGCTCGCCAACAAGGCCAATCCGCAGATCCACGTGGTGTTTCTCGACGATGGCGTGATGGCGCGCGCGGTCAGCATGGGTGTCTGCAAGAAGCTCGACGACGCGCCGGTCCTGAAAGAGCTCTACCCGTTCGCGCGCATGAAGGACGACATGGGCGCAGGCGTGCAACTCGGCATGACCGGCATTGCGTACAACAAGAAACTGTTCGCTGAGAAAGGCTGGGCGCCGCCGACTTCGTGGATGGATTTCGCCGATCCGAAATACAAGGGCAAGGTGGTGTTCCAGTCGGCCTCGAGCAGCACGTTCGGCCTGCACGGCTTTCTCGCGATCAACCGTCTGATGGGCGGCAGCGAGCAGAACGTCGAGCCGGGCTTCACGAAATGGGCGACCACGGTCGGACCGAACGTGGTCGAGTACGTGCCGAACTCCGCGAAGATTTCCGAAATGGTCCAGACCGGCGAAGCGGGTCTGTTCCCGCTGACGCCGACCGGCGTGAGCGATCTGCAGGACAAGGGGATTCCGGTCGCGTATGTGAACCCGAAGGAAGGCCCGGTGTTGCTGCTGGTCGATCTGTGCGTGGTCAACAACAACCCCGATCCGCAACTCGCGCAGAAGCTCGCGCAATTCCTGCTGTCCGCGCCCGCGCAGACCAAGGCCGCCGAAGCGGGCAAGCAGATTCCGACCAACCGCCTCGCGAAGATGACGCCGCCGATGCAGCAAAGCCTCGGCAGTATCGACGACCTGGTGCGCAAGGTGACGGTGG contains:
- a CDS encoding ABC transporter permease, which produces MSSTLPATDKNNTRTRDARRAPWHAFLPLWLMCAPAFLLFATLVLVPLVMTLVLTFYRFDPASGPLAAFQFGNYAEVLGSSYFHTIFLRTFGIAFLVTLLCIVIGTPEAYVLSRMRDPYRSLFLLVILAPLLVSVVVRAFGWSMLLNSNGLVNQAFGLIGLGPYKLEYTTFAIVIALVHVMLPFMVIPVWTALQKIDPQTENAALSLMASPATALRRIVLPQLTPGILSGSLMVFGLSASAFAIPGLLGGRRLKVAATAVYDEFLGSLNWPLGATIALLLLVANLIVMLTYYRVLERKYARSLG
- a CDS encoding ABC transporter permease codes for the protein MRKNGPIALVFHTLVIAFVLAPLVIVVLVAFTPDETLTLPTHGVSLRWFRAILDYPDFISAFFNSLKLAFASATLSLIVALPAALAIGRARFPGRGFLNGLLLSPLVIPGLVLGIALLRFFALIGATGSFAWLVLAHMIIITPFVMRLVLASVSGLDRSVEHAAHSLGADAWTTFRRITFPMILPGITGGWLLAFINSFDELTMSIFVTSPQTVTLPVRMYMYATESIDPMMASVSALVIFITAGAMLLLDRVYGLNRILIGQH
- a CDS encoding (2Fe-2S)-binding protein; this translates as MSSSAYVPMPSESQSNLPSNLATAHAEPQFVRVAEMQREPLRFFLDGHEVVALQGDTLLTAVLMQQRRVRDSEFSGAPRAGFCLIGACQDCWMRSEDGKRLRACSTLVTEGMRVVSRFGVVADNAAASASAPGNGDAT
- a CDS encoding FAD/NAD(P)-binding oxidoreductase, which codes for MTDERRIVIVGAGPAGVRAAETLVAAGLRPVVLDENARWGGQIYRQPPATGGFQRSKKTLYGFEAHKADALHKTMAALLPQLDYRPDTLAWACEPGRLDTLHAGREIRVPFSHLIIASGATDRVLPVPGWTLPGVYTLGAAQVALKSQGCAIGQRVVLAGTGPLLYLVAYQYVKAGAQVLAVLDTSPLSRQIAAAPKLARQPSTLAKGLYYVGWLKTRGVRIERNVTLVGIHGEQGVRAIEFRPSTTGSLSETLACDAVGISFGLKPETQLADLAGCRFRFDATNRCWLPELDAAGRSSVRGLYLAGDGAGIAGADAAELAGRRVALALLDDLGIAHPRGAGMRDAASLERGLKRIAVFRQGIETAFAPPAHCAAQWPDDMTVCRCEEIDAGTLRRCIRGGEASEINRLKALTRVGMGRCQGRMCGEAALSLLAEETGKPLAEMGRLRGQAPIKPIPLSPEMVADDDLAEIPEEARDE
- a CDS encoding FAD-binding oxidoreductase, giving the protein MSDTQHYDVAIAGGGLVGSSAALALARRGLRVGLFERRYCGAQASGVNYGGVRCQGRSVEQMPLAMRARRIWDRLPELIGIDGEFTMSGHLRLARSEADLAALQAWADMARDHGLHAQLVSGNAFRERYPWLGPAAIGGSLCATDGHANPRLVSPAFARAARAAGAEVREQTELSEIHHDGKRFQLRAGDARISADWLINSAGAWANTVAGYFGETVPMKPIYPNMWVTEPLPLFIAHNLGVYGGGIYARQVARGNCVIGGGRGHGDGEYGHPSTDTTRAVMRDACALLPALREALLIRTWSGVEGEIVDNNPIIGASRTVPRLLHAFGFSGGGFLLAPGVGEVLADLVIDGDTATPLHAFSIGRFAGVGALSANSAADSAATSSAA
- a CDS encoding ABC transporter substrate-binding protein yields the protein MKLFKTIAALAALCAFSAAAPAWSETKTIYIGMNGGPMEKAYTSQVLPDFEKANNVKVVVVPGTSSDILAKLLANKANPQIHVVFLDDGVMARAVSMGVCKKLDDAPVLKELYPFARMKDDMGAGVQLGMTGIAYNKKLFAEKGWAPPTSWMDFADPKYKGKVVFQSASSSTFGLHGFLAINRLMGGSEQNVEPGFTKWATTVGPNVVEYVPNSAKISEMVQTGEAGLFPLTPTGVSDLQDKGIPVAYVNPKEGPVLLLVDLCVVNNNPDPQLAQKLAQFLLSAPAQTKAAEAGKQIPTNRLAKMTPPMQQSLGSIDDLVRKVTVVDWDTINAHRAQWDTRWNRQIER